One stretch of Nitrospirota bacterium DNA includes these proteins:
- a CDS encoding OmpH family outer membrane protein, whose product MKKIFVVLFVLIWSTSAFSEEKTKTVTAETKIGIVDLQYVIDESETGKKTKAVLDALIREKEAFITEKIKTKERFREEIEKQGTALSEEAKKAKLRELDAMEREITKLIDDSQAEVQRIQNNMKENILDELIDSVIESIGKQDGFAFIFPAGIILYSKDKVIDLTDTVIQRYDEFKVPKKKTK is encoded by the coding sequence ATGAAAAAGATATTCGTAGTATTGTTTGTCCTGATTTGGAGTACATCTGCCTTTTCCGAGGAAAAGACAAAGACCGTAACTGCCGAAACAAAAATAGGAATCGTTGACCTTCAGTATGTTATTGACGAATCCGAGACAGGTAAAAAGACAAAGGCTGTTTTAGATGCCCTCATAAGGGAAAAAGAAGCCTTTATAACCGAAAAGATAAAGACAAAAGAAAGGTTTAGGGAGGAGATTGAAAAGCAGGGGACCGCCCTCTCGGAGGAGGCTAAAAAGGCAAAGCTAAGGGAACTCGATGCTATGGAAAGAGAGATAACAAAGCTCATCGATGACTCTCAGGCAGAGGTCCAGAGGATACAGAACAACATGAAGGAAAACATACTCGATGAGCTTATAGACTCTGTTATAGAGTCCATAGGAAAACAGGATGGATTTGCCTTTATATTCCCGGCAGGCATAATACTTTACTCAAAAGACAAGGTTATTGACCTTACGGATACGGTTATACAAAGATATGACGAATTTAAAGTCCCAAAAAAGAAAACTAAGTAG